Proteins co-encoded in one Gossypium arboreum isolate Shixiya-1 chromosome 11, ASM2569848v2, whole genome shotgun sequence genomic window:
- the LOC128283471 gene encoding uncharacterized protein LOC128283471 yields MTSEAGEIMEKLKEKKAEYEAIASTDSSVNLENIDNKIITKVLGPERYDRVRFQGSGVTPTQYFGSGFQQYMPSGSQAQAEVQRLRDQIAQMQANTVEQFVEVQRKYEELQQQLRAKAAEREAAVAAREAEARAMVAE; encoded by the exons atgacatccgaagctggagaaattatg gagaaactaaaggagaagaaggcggaatatgaagcgattgcttcgactgatagttctgttaatcttgagaacattgataacaaaattatcactaaagttttgggtcctgaaaggtacgatcgggttcgatttcaaggatctggtgttaccccaacccaatattttggatccggcttccagcaatacatgccttctggaagtcaagctcaagctgaagttcagaggttaagagaccagatagctcagatgcaagcgaacacggttgagcaatttgtcgaggttcaacgaaaatatgaagaactccagcaacaacttagagcgaAGGCAGCAGAGAGGGAGGCAGCGGTAGCAGCGAGAGAGGCAGAggcacgagcgatggtagcagagtag